One genomic region from Vitis riparia cultivar Riparia Gloire de Montpellier isolate 1030 chromosome 17, EGFV_Vit.rip_1.0, whole genome shotgun sequence encodes:
- the LOC117904965 gene encoding cytochrome P450 CYP736A12-like gives MALFTVPILLVILGALWITLSQLKQLRASHQKLPPGPWGLPVIGCLHMLGNLPHRNLTRLAKKYGPIMYMRLGCVPTVIVSSAQATKLFLKTHDVVFASRPKLQAFEHLTYGTKGIAFSEYGPYWRNVRKLCTVELLHTAKINSFASVRKEEVGMLVQSLKETAAAGEVVDISTKVAQVVEDMTYRMVFGRNKDGMIDLKTLIREGTRLAGTFNLGDYFPFLGPLDLQGLVQRFKAINKAADEVLEKIIDRHIQDGGKDHNHSNFIDIMLSLMSNFSNLRSESSYIIDRTNVKAILLDMLVGGIDSSSTTIEWVFSELLRHPRVMRQLQHELQNVVKMDRMVDESDLENLVYLNMVVKEVLRLHPIGPFLVPHASTEDITIEGHFIPKRSTILINTWAIGRDPNIWSDNVDEFLPERFINSNIDLQGRDFELIPFGSGRRGCPGIQLGLRTVRLVLAQLLHCFNWELPNDMSSDELDMSEKFGLTMPRVNHLYAIPTYRLLI, from the exons ATGGCTCTCTTCACCGTTCCTATTCTCCTAGTCATTCTTGGAGCCTTATGGATCACCTTATCACAGCTAAAACAACTACGAGCAAGCCACCAGAAACTGCCACCCGGTCCCTGGGGGTTACCAGTTATTGGTTGCCTCCATATGCTGGGAAACCTTCCTCACCGCAACCTCACCCGGTTAGCCAAGAAGTATGGTCCCATCATGTATATGCGACTGGGGTGTGTTCCAACTGTCATAGTCTCATCGGCCCAAGCCACCAAGCTATTCCTCAAAACCCATGATGTTGTGTTTGCCAGCCGGCCTAAGCTCCAAGCCTTCGAGCACCTGACCTACGGGACTAAGGGCATTGCCTTTAGCGAGTATGGTCCTTACTGGCGCAATGTTAGAAAATTGTGTACAGTAGAGCTTCTTCATACTGCAAAAATCAACTCCTTTGCCTCAGTGAGGAAGGAGGAGGTAGGGATGTTGGTGCAGTCACTTAAAGAAACGGCAGCAGCTGGAGAGGTGGTGGATATCAGTACAAAGGTTGCCCAGGTTGTCGAAGATATGACGTACCGGATGGTTTTTGGGCGCAACAAGGATGGCATGATTGACTTGAAAACCCTTATCCGAGAGGGCACCAGGTTGGCAGGGACTTTTAATCTTGGAGATTATTTTCCCTTCCTTGGGCCTCTTGACCTTCAG GGGTTAGTTCAACGTTTCAAGGCAATTAACAAGGCTGCAGATGAAGTCTTAGAGAAAATAATTGATAGACATATACAAGATGGTGGCAAAGATCATAACCATTCCAATTTCATTGACATCATGCTATCCTTGATGAGTAACTTCAGTAATCTTCGTAGTGAGTCTTCGTACATCATTGATCGGACAAATGTGAAAGCAATTTTATTGGACATGCTTGTGGGTGGTATCGACTCTTCAAGCACTACGATTGAATGGGTTTTCTCAGAACTCCTACGACATCCTAGAGTAATGAGACAACTTCAACATGAACTACAAAATGTAGTTAAAATGGATCGCATGGTAGATGAAAGTGATTTGGAAAATTTAGTATACTTGAATATGGTGGTGAAAGAGGTCCTGAGACTACACCCAATTGGACCATTTTTAGTCCCACATGCGTCCACGGAGGACATCACAATTGAAGGACATTTCATACCCAAAAGGTCAACAATTCTTATAAATACATGGGCTATTGGAAGAGATCCTAATATTTGGTCTGACAATGTTGATGAATTTTTACCGGAGAGGTTTATTAACAGCAATATAGACCTCCAAGGACGTGACTTTGAGCTTATTCCATTTGGATCTGGTCGTCGAGGATGTCCTGGGATACAACTAGGTCTGAGAACTGTTCGACTTGTGTTAGCTCAATTGCTGCATTGTTTCAACTGGGAGTTACCAAACGATATGTCATCAGATGAGTTGGATATGAGCGAAAAATTTGGTTTAACAATGCCAAGGGTCAATCACTTATACGCCATCCCAACTTatagattattaatttaa